From one Gracilibacillus salinarum genomic stretch:
- a CDS encoding thioredoxin family protein: MEAIQTADQFNEIIQSDKPVIIKFYADWCPDCKRMDMFIGEIIEQYNNYDWYQLNSDEVQGLAEKYDVMGIPSLLIFQNGEKLAHRHSAYTKTPDDVLEFLQEELA, from the coding sequence ATGGAAGCTATTCAAACAGCAGATCAATTTAATGAAATTATCCAATCGGACAAGCCGGTTATTATTAAATTCTATGCAGACTGGTGTCCGGATTGTAAGAGAATGGACATGTTCATTGGAGAGATTATCGAACAATATAACAACTATGATTGGTACCAACTTAACAGTGATGAGGTACAAGGCTTGGCGGAAAAATATGATGTAATGGGCATCCCAAGCTTGCTAATTTTCCAAAACGGTGAAAAACTTGCCCATCGCCATAGTGCTTATACAAAAACACCAGATGATGTACTAGAATTCTTGCAAGAAGAATTAGCTTAA
- a CDS encoding DUF368 domain-containing protein, protein MEWRNIYRGMLMGASDVVPGVSGGTIAVVLGIYDQLIEAINGFFSKDFKKHLMFLIPLGVGIVTAIFVLAGLIEWLFEHYPQQTQFAFLGLIIGVLPFLFQQSNAKETFKSNHVLLVLIGLVIVGSMIFFQTGEPAAVTDFEASTYLWLFLSGFLASAAMILPGISGSFLLLIIGSYSTIISAIDDFNIPVIITVGIGILLGLVLMSKLIHFFLSRFPTATYAVVIGMVIGSIFVIFPGFPASVIGIVMCVVTFAAGLLFAFFLGRVEY, encoded by the coding sequence ATGGAGTGGCGAAATATATATCGTGGTATGTTAATGGGGGCAAGTGATGTAGTACCAGGAGTAAGCGGTGGTACAATTGCTGTTGTATTAGGGATTTATGATCAACTGATTGAAGCGATTAATGGATTTTTCAGTAAGGATTTTAAGAAGCACTTAATGTTCTTAATTCCATTAGGAGTCGGTATTGTAACGGCCATTTTTGTTTTGGCAGGATTGATCGAGTGGTTGTTCGAACATTACCCGCAACAAACACAATTTGCATTTTTAGGGTTAATTATTGGTGTGCTGCCGTTTCTTTTTCAACAGTCTAATGCAAAAGAAACGTTTAAATCAAATCACGTATTATTAGTTTTGATAGGGCTCGTCATTGTAGGGTCAATGATTTTCTTTCAGACAGGAGAGCCTGCCGCTGTTACAGATTTTGAAGCATCTACGTACCTTTGGTTATTTTTATCAGGCTTCTTAGCAAGTGCTGCTATGATTTTACCAGGAATTAGCGGGTCTTTTTTATTGCTAATTATAGGATCTTATTCGACTATTATTAGTGCGATCGATGATTTTAATATTCCTGTAATCATAACAGTGGGTATTGGAATTCTGCTAGGATTAGTACTGATGAGTAAGTTAATTCACTTCTTCCTCTCAAGGTTTCCGACGGCTACGTATGCTGTGGTGATTGGAATGGTAATTGGCTCTATATTCGTCATTTTTCCAGGATTTCCGGCAAGTGTTATAGGAATTGTGATGTGTGTGGTTACTTTTGCTGCTGGATTGCTGTTTGCATTCTTTCTAGGAAGAGTCGAATATTAA
- a CDS encoding CapA family protein, which produces MKYQLMIILLLIVSGCTSEQEYQGLSHHMDNKERIVKEYEQVITIAAIGDLLIHDRVYNDAWNGEHYDFQSMLAPVQDYLQKPTITIANQESIMGGEELGLSNYPRFNSPFDLADDIQRTGVDLVTMANNHTLDRGEAAIQNAIRYYEKIGMLYTGAFKSQADQDTIRVIETDEGISAAFLSYTYGTNGIPVPDGKKYLVNQINRSQIKSDVQEAEKLADITIVSYHFGQEYMREPNQEQKDLVQYAADLGTDVVIGHHPHVLQPIEWVVGEQGNQTLVAYSLGNFLSGQYELNRRIGGVFQFTVEKQGDSVSVHTPAFLPTFVQFEMVDDTMTNVEVLPMKSVTDQQLSNAKGHLEEMKQHVSQNIEGLQFIE; this is translated from the coding sequence ATGAAATATCAGCTTATGATTATCCTTCTATTAATAGTATCAGGGTGTACATCTGAACAGGAATATCAAGGGCTTTCTCACCATATGGATAATAAAGAACGGATAGTAAAAGAGTATGAACAAGTGATTACGATTGCAGCTATCGGTGACTTGCTCATTCATGATAGAGTATATAATGATGCATGGAATGGAGAGCATTATGATTTTCAATCGATGTTAGCACCTGTGCAGGATTATTTGCAAAAGCCGACCATTACGATAGCTAATCAAGAGTCGATCATGGGCGGAGAAGAATTGGGATTATCCAATTATCCAAGGTTTAACAGCCCTTTTGATTTGGCTGATGATATACAGAGGACTGGTGTAGATTTAGTTACGATGGCTAATAATCACACGTTGGACCGTGGAGAAGCGGCGATTCAGAATGCGATCAGGTATTACGAAAAAATCGGTATGCTTTATACTGGAGCATTTAAAAGTCAGGCCGACCAGGATACGATTAGAGTCATCGAAACAGATGAAGGAATTTCTGCCGCATTTTTAAGTTATACATATGGTACCAATGGAATACCTGTACCGGACGGCAAAAAGTATTTGGTGAATCAGATCAATCGTTCACAAATTAAAAGTGACGTACAAGAAGCAGAAAAACTGGCGGATATTACAATTGTAAGTTATCATTTTGGACAGGAATATATGCGTGAGCCTAATCAGGAACAGAAAGATTTGGTTCAGTATGCGGCAGACTTAGGAACGGATGTAGTCATTGGTCATCATCCACACGTATTGCAACCAATTGAGTGGGTGGTGGGAGAACAAGGAAATCAAACGCTTGTCGCCTATTCACTAGGAAACTTTCTTTCTGGACAGTACGAACTGAATCGTCGAATTGGTGGTGTTTTTCAATTTACAGTAGAAAAACAAGGGGATTCTGTGAGCGTTCATACTCCAGCTTTTCTGCCAACCTTTGTTCAATTTGAAATGGTTGATGATACCATGACAAATGTAGAAGTGTTACCTATGAAGAGTGTAACGGATCAACAGCTTTCAAATGCCAAGGGGCACTTAGAAGAGATGAAACAACATGTATCGCAAAATATAGAAGGATTACAGTTTATAGAATAA